In Granulicatella elegans, one genomic interval encodes:
- a CDS encoding zf-HC2 domain-containing protein, translated as MKISCKIIEDLLPLYIDDVCSEESRRIVDEHLSECSKCSEILKQMKKENLPMENIELNLTEADPIRNLSKEWNKKLKKSMLKGVISTLLLVCAVLLIVHIFVGIKIVWK; from the coding sequence ATGAAAATTTCTTGTAAAATTATTGAAGATCTTCTTCCACTATATATAGATGATGTATGTAGTGAAGAAAGTAGAAGAATAGTAGATGAACATTTATCAGAATGTAGCAAATGTAGTGAAATTCTAAAGCAAATGAAAAAAGAAAATCTTCCCATGGAAAACATAGAGCTAAATTTAACTGAAGCTGATCCTATTAGAAACCTATCTAAAGAATGGAATAAAAAATTAAAGAAATCTATGCTTAAAGGTGTTATATCTACATTGTTATTAGTATGTGCAGTACTTTTAATTGTTCATATTTTTGTTGGTATAAAAATTGTTTGGAAGTAA
- a CDS encoding ATP-binding cassette domain-containing protein yields the protein MNSITVNNITKKYMNNFVLDNVSFSLEKGKVYGLLGKNGAGKTTLLKIITKLIPLKMYNQKVKSQMTMKI from the coding sequence ATGAATAGTATTACGGTAAATAATATTACAAAAAAATACATGAATAATTTTGTCTTAGATAATGTATCTTTTAGCCTTGAAAAGGGCAAAGTATATGGCTTACTAGGAAAAAACGGAGCTGGAAAAACTACTTTGTTAAAAATAATTACTAAGCTTATTCCTTTAAAAATGTATAATCAAAAAGTTAAATCTCAGATGACAATGAAAATATAG
- a CDS encoding RNA polymerase sigma factor, with protein MDYDYEIIYKEYFSKVYLYVLTISHDEHIAEEITQETFFKALEKIETFKGDCKLYTWLCQIAKNALYDFYKKEKKKVSINEYSEYLTSDLDFVLRFEEKEDVMKIHVLLRKLEEPYKEVFSLRIFAGLSFKNIGEIFGKSDGWARVVFYRAKNKLMEEYNENFL; from the coding sequence ATGGACTATGATTACGAAATAATATATAAAGAATATTTTTCTAAAGTATATTTATATGTTTTGACCATTAGTCATGATGAACATATAGCTGAAGAAATCACACAAGAAACTTTTTTTAAAGCTCTTGAAAAAATTGAAACATTTAAAGGTGATTGCAAATTATACACTTGGTTATGTCAAATTGCAAAAAATGCATTATATGATTTTTATAAAAAAGAAAAGAAAAAAGTATCTATAAATGAATACTCTGAATACTTGACATCTGATTTAGATTTTGTTTTAAGGTTTGAAGAGAAAGAGGACGTGATGAAAATTCATGTTCTCTTACGCAAGTTAGAAGAACCATACAAGGAAGTTTTTTCTTTGAGAATTTTTGCAGGCTTGTCTTTCAAAAATATTGGAGAAATATTTGGCAAATCAGATGGATGGGCGAGAGTAGTATTTTATAGGGCAAAAAATAAGTTGATGGAGGAATATAATGAAAATTTCTTGTAA